In Streptomyces sp. SID8374, one genomic interval encodes:
- a CDS encoding ECF transporter S component, with amino-acid sequence MSDATAVRERVRAPRPVRLGPKSVAALVLVSAVGVVAFGWPLLAGAGSGLAHAQDAPWLFAALLPLLVAVVVATISESGMDAKAVAMLGVLAAVGAALRPLGAGTAGLEPMFFLMVLSGRVLGPGFGFVLGSVTMFASALLTGGVGPWMPFQMLSMGWFTMGAGLLPGADRLRGRAELAMLAVYGSVAAFAYGTIMNLYGWTIIPGLGSGISFVAGDPLHENLVRFLAYCAATSLGWDLGRAALTVVLTLTIGPTLLKALRRATRRAAFDARVGFEEP; translated from the coding sequence ATGAGCGACGCGACGGCGGTACGGGAGCGGGTGCGGGCTCCCCGGCCCGTGCGGCTCGGGCCGAAGTCGGTGGCCGCGCTGGTGCTGGTGAGTGCGGTCGGGGTGGTCGCCTTCGGGTGGCCGCTGCTCGCCGGTGCCGGGTCCGGGCTCGCGCACGCCCAGGACGCGCCGTGGCTGTTCGCGGCGCTGCTGCCGTTGCTGGTCGCGGTGGTGGTGGCGACGATCTCGGAGTCCGGGATGGACGCCAAGGCCGTCGCGATGCTCGGCGTGCTGGCGGCGGTCGGGGCCGCGCTGCGCCCGCTGGGGGCGGGGACGGCGGGCCTGGAGCCGATGTTCTTCCTGATGGTGCTGAGCGGGCGGGTGCTGGGGCCCGGCTTCGGCTTCGTGCTCGGCTCGGTGACGATGTTCGCGTCCGCCCTGCTCACGGGCGGGGTGGGGCCGTGGATGCCGTTCCAGATGCTGTCGATGGGCTGGTTCACGATGGGCGCGGGGCTGCTGCCGGGCGCGGACCGGCTGCGCGGCCGGGCCGAGTTGGCGATGCTCGCGGTCTACGGGTCCGTGGCGGCGTTCGCGTACGGCACGATCATGAATCTGTACGGGTGGACGATCATCCCGGGGCTGGGCTCGGGCATCTCGTTCGTCGCGGGCGATCCGCTCCACGAGAACTTGGTGCGGTTCCTCGCCTACTGCGCGGCGACCTCGCTGGGGTGGGACCTGGGGCGGGCGGCGCTCACGGTCGTCCTGACGCTGACGATCGGCCCGACGCTGCTGAAGGCGCTGCGCCGGGCGACCCGGCGGGCGGCGTTCGACGCGCGGGTGGGGTTCGAGGAGCCGTAG
- a CDS encoding energy-coupling factor transporter transmembrane protein EcfT: protein MTYAPGTARLLRRALHAPEAGRSNALPAGAWWLWALGLATAASRTTNPLLLGLLVGVAGYVVAARRTDAPWARSYGAFIKLGLFVVALRLVFSVFLGSQIPGSHTVLTLPEVPMPDWAQGVRIGGRVTAEQLVFSLYDGMKLATLLICVGAANSLANPARLLKSLPGALYEVGVAVVVAMTFAPNMVADVVRLRTARRLRGRPTGGVKAIAQIGLPVLEGALERSVAVAASMDARGYGRTAQVPPAVRHTTNVLTLGGLLGVCAGTYGLLAAQGAVYGLPVLLAGLVAAMAGLRLGGRRSVRTRYRPDRWGVRAWLVAGSGAVVAAAMIWAGSVDPEALHPGVVPLTAPVLPLWPAAAVLVGLLPALVAPVPPSSAPGFEEHDRRSKEQA from the coding sequence ATGACGTACGCCCCGGGGACGGCCCGGCTGCTCCGCCGTGCCCTGCACGCGCCCGAGGCGGGCCGCTCCAACGCGCTGCCCGCCGGGGCGTGGTGGCTGTGGGCGCTGGGGCTGGCCACCGCCGCCTCCCGGACCACCAACCCCCTGCTGCTCGGCCTGCTGGTCGGGGTGGCGGGCTATGTGGTGGCGGCCCGGCGTACGGACGCGCCCTGGGCCCGCTCCTACGGGGCGTTCATCAAGCTCGGGCTCTTCGTCGTGGCCCTGCGCCTGGTCTTCTCCGTCTTCCTCGGCTCGCAGATCCCGGGCTCGCACACCGTGCTGACGCTCCCCGAGGTGCCGATGCCCGACTGGGCGCAGGGGGTGCGGATCGGCGGCCGGGTCACGGCGGAGCAGCTGGTCTTCTCGCTCTACGACGGGATGAAGCTGGCCACCCTGCTGATCTGCGTCGGAGCCGCGAACTCGCTCGCCAACCCGGCCCGGCTGCTGAAGTCCCTGCCGGGTGCGCTGTACGAGGTCGGGGTCGCCGTCGTCGTCGCGATGACGTTCGCCCCGAACATGGTCGCCGATGTGGTCCGGCTGCGGACCGCGCGGCGGCTGCGGGGGCGGCCGACCGGTGGCGTCAAGGCGATCGCGCAGATCGGACTGCCGGTGCTGGAAGGGGCGTTGGAGCGGTCGGTGGCGGTCGCAGCGTCGATGGACGCGCGGGGGTACGGGCGTACCGCCCAGGTCCCGCCCGCCGTCCGCCACACCACCAACGTGCTCACCCTCGGCGGGCTGCTCGGGGTGTGCGCCGGGACGTACGGGCTGCTCGCCGCGCAAGGGGCCGTGTACGGGCTGCCCGTTCTGCTGGCGGGGCTCGTCGCGGCGATGGCGGGGCTGCGGCTGGGCGGGCGGCGCTCGGTGCGCACCCGCTACCGGCCCGACCGGTGGGGCGTACGGGCCTGGCTGGTGGCGGGGTCGGGTGCGGTGGTGGCGGCCGCGATGATCTGGGCGGGCTCGGTCGATCCGGAGGCGCTGCACCCCGGCGTCGTACCGCTGACCGCGCCCGTGCTGCCGCTCTGGCCCGCGGCGGCCGTACTGGTCGGGCTGCTGCCCGCGCTGGTCGCCCCCGTACCGCCGTCGTCGGCCCCGGGCTTCGAAGAACACGACCGTCGCAGCAAGGAGCAGGCGTGA
- a CDS encoding prenyltransferase/squalene oxidase repeat-containing protein, producing the protein MTVRRSAAALATTAVLLGAAAPVAVSPVAVAAPSPSPSAQLPLGLYGTTDPTYDGVWRQSLAFLAQKIELVTPSKQSVDWLVEQQCDSGAFTSFRPDASVPCDASTVMDTNATAAAVQAIVELGQHRDAADNGADWLKSVQNEDGGWGYNPGSPSDANSTAVVIGALARTGVPIGELTTADGKTPYTALQALAIPCGKKDGGAFAYQPGKKGELVANTDASAAAVLGLLGKGMAVGNANAVKDPVCTKGDGLTAEQSAQNGAHYLAATLAASPYLEQPPMPGAEESEPQPDFGNTADAVVSLAASGHKDKAAASVAWLEKNSKTWAQQGGPAATAQLIFAAHATGTDARSFGGVDLVKQLNATGPAPAATAVPSPTPSGPQPSSGTESDDGGLGLWWLVGIGLLFGAGIGFLLSMRRKKQQP; encoded by the coding sequence ATGACCGTACGCCGCAGCGCAGCCGCGCTCGCGACCACCGCCGTTCTTCTGGGCGCGGCCGCACCCGTCGCGGTCTCCCCCGTCGCGGTCGCCGCACCGAGCCCGTCCCCCTCGGCCCAGCTGCCGCTCGGGCTCTACGGGACGACGGACCCCACGTACGACGGGGTGTGGCGGCAGTCGCTGGCCTTCCTCGCGCAGAAGATCGAGCTCGTCACGCCGTCGAAGCAGTCCGTGGACTGGCTGGTGGAGCAGCAGTGCGACAGCGGCGCGTTCACCTCGTTCCGGCCCGACGCCTCCGTGCCGTGCGACGCCTCGACCGTGATGGACACCAACGCCACGGCCGCCGCCGTCCAGGCCATCGTGGAGCTGGGCCAGCACCGTGACGCCGCCGACAACGGGGCCGACTGGCTGAAGTCCGTCCAGAACGAGGACGGCGGCTGGGGGTACAACCCGGGCAGCCCCAGCGACGCCAACTCCACGGCCGTCGTGATCGGCGCCCTCGCCCGTACGGGCGTCCCGATCGGCGAGCTCACCACCGCCGACGGCAAGACCCCGTACACCGCGCTCCAGGCCCTCGCCATCCCGTGCGGGAAGAAGGACGGCGGCGCCTTCGCCTACCAGCCCGGCAAGAAGGGCGAGCTCGTCGCCAACACCGACGCCTCGGCCGCCGCCGTGCTCGGGCTGCTCGGCAAGGGCATGGCCGTCGGCAACGCCAACGCGGTGAAGGACCCGGTCTGCACCAAGGGCGACGGACTCACCGCCGAGCAGAGCGCGCAGAACGGCGCCCACTACCTCGCCGCGACCCTGGCCGCCTCCCCCTATCTTGAACAGCCCCCGATGCCGGGCGCCGAGGAGAGCGAGCCGCAGCCCGACTTCGGCAACACGGCGGACGCCGTCGTCTCCCTCGCCGCCTCCGGGCACAAGGACAAGGCCGCCGCCTCGGTGGCGTGGCTGGAGAAGAACTCCAAGACCTGGGCGCAGCAGGGCGGGCCCGCCGCCACCGCGCAGCTGATCTTCGCCGCGCACGCCACGGGCACCGACGCCCGCAGCTTCGGCGGGGTCGACCTGGTCAAGCAGCTCAACGCGACCGGCCCCGCCCCCGCGGCGACCGCCGTCCCCTCCCCGACGCCGAGCGGTCCGCAGCCCTCCAGCGGCACCGAGAGCGACGACGGCGGGCTCGGCCTGTGGTGGCTGGTCGGCATCGGTCTGCTCTTCGGCGCGGGCATCGGCTTCCTGCTGAGCATGCGCCGGAAGAAGCAGCAGCCGTGA
- a CDS encoding steroid 3-ketoacyl-CoA thiolase, giving the protein MAAEPVIVEAVRTPIGKRGGALANLHPAYLLGETYRELLGRTGIQADCVEQIVGGTVTHAGEQSMNPARNAWLAVGLPYETAATTVDCQCGSSQQASHMVANMVAAGVIDVGISCGVEAMSRVPLGSGSKHGPGKPWPDEWNVDLPNQFEAAERIARKRGLTRERVDALGLLSQQRAAAAWAEERFKRETYAVQVPTTEEEQAAGQGMWRLVDRDEGLRDTSMEALAGLKAVMPKAVHTAGNSSQISDGAAAILWSSKRMARALKLKPRARIVAQALVGSDPHFHLDGPIDATRAVLGKAGMSLKDIDVVEINEAFASVVLSWAQEFEADLDGLEKVNVNGGAIALGHPVGATGARLITTALHELERRDKEFALITMCAGGALATGTIIQRL; this is encoded by the coding sequence ATGGCCGCGGAACCCGTCATCGTCGAAGCCGTACGCACCCCGATCGGCAAGCGTGGAGGCGCGCTCGCCAACCTGCACCCCGCCTACCTGCTGGGCGAGACCTACCGTGAACTTCTCGGCCGCACCGGCATCCAGGCCGACTGCGTCGAACAGATCGTCGGCGGCACCGTCACCCACGCCGGGGAGCAGTCCATGAACCCGGCCCGCAACGCCTGGCTGGCCGTCGGCCTGCCGTACGAGACCGCCGCGACCACCGTGGACTGCCAGTGCGGCTCCTCGCAGCAGGCCTCGCACATGGTCGCCAACATGGTCGCCGCCGGAGTCATCGACGTGGGCATCAGCTGCGGCGTCGAGGCGATGTCGCGGGTGCCGCTGGGCAGCGGCTCCAAACACGGGCCGGGCAAGCCCTGGCCCGACGAGTGGAACGTGGACCTGCCCAACCAGTTCGAGGCCGCCGAGCGCATCGCCCGCAAACGCGGCCTCACCCGCGAGCGGGTCGACGCGCTCGGCCTCCTCTCGCAGCAGCGGGCGGCCGCCGCCTGGGCCGAGGAGCGCTTCAAGCGTGAGACGTACGCCGTCCAGGTCCCCACCACCGAGGAGGAGCAGGCGGCCGGCCAGGGCATGTGGCGGCTCGTCGACCGGGACGAGGGGCTGCGGGACACCTCCATGGAGGCGCTCGCAGGCCTGAAGGCGGTCATGCCGAAGGCCGTCCACACGGCAGGCAACTCCTCCCAGATATCCGACGGGGCCGCCGCCATCCTCTGGTCCTCGAAGCGGATGGCCCGCGCCCTGAAGCTCAAGCCCAGGGCCCGGATCGTGGCCCAGGCCCTCGTCGGCTCCGACCCGCACTTCCACCTGGACGGACCGATCGACGCCACCCGGGCGGTGCTCGGCAAGGCGGGTATGTCGCTGAAGGACATCGACGTCGTCGAGATCAACGAGGCGTTCGCGTCGGTGGTGCTGAGCTGGGCCCAGGAGTTCGAGGCGGACCTCGACGGCCTGGAGAAGGTCAACGTCAACGGCGGCGCGATCGCGCTAGGCCACCCGGTCGGGGCGACGGGCGCCCGCCTGATCACGACGGCCCTGCACGAACTGGAACGCCGGGACAAGGAGTTCGCGCTCATCACGATGTGCGCGGGCGGGGCGCTGGCCACGGGGACGATCATCCAGCGGCTCTAG
- a CDS encoding cytochrome P450, whose product MRCPHLPDGFDFTDPDLLQARVPHPEFALMRQTAPVWWCTQPANISGFGDEGYWAVTRHADVKYVSTHPELFSSNTNTAVIRFNETISRDQIEVQKLIMLNMDPPEHTRVRQIVQRGFTPRAVRSLEQALRARARSIVETAHATAAGADGSFDFVTNIAVELPLQAIAELIGVPQEDRSKIFDWSNKMAAYDDPEYAITEEVGAEAAMEIVAYSMNLAAARKECPAQDIVSQLVAAEGEGNLSSDEFGFFVILLAVAGNETTRNAISHGMHAFLTHPEQWELYKRERPKTTAEEIVRWATPVVSFQRTATQDLELGGQRIRKGERVGLFYSSANNDPEVFDAPEAFDITRDPNPHLGFGGGGPHFCLGKSLAVMEIDLIFNAIADVLPDLRLLEDPRRLRSAWLNGIKQLQVSASAVS is encoded by the coding sequence ATGCGCTGCCCCCATCTGCCCGACGGGTTCGACTTCACCGACCCCGACCTCCTCCAAGCCCGGGTCCCGCACCCGGAGTTCGCGCTGATGCGGCAGACCGCACCGGTGTGGTGGTGCACCCAGCCCGCCAACATCTCCGGCTTCGGCGACGAGGGGTACTGGGCCGTCACCCGCCACGCGGACGTCAAGTACGTTTCCACGCATCCTGAGTTGTTCTCCTCGAACACCAACACCGCGGTCATCCGCTTCAACGAGACGATCAGCCGCGACCAGATCGAGGTCCAGAAACTCATCATGCTCAACATGGACCCGCCCGAACACACCCGGGTCCGCCAGATCGTCCAGCGCGGCTTCACCCCGCGCGCGGTGCGCTCCCTGGAGCAGGCGCTCCGGGCGCGGGCCCGCTCCATCGTGGAGACCGCTCACGCGACGGCGGCCGGGGCCGACGGATCGTTCGACTTCGTCACGAACATCGCGGTGGAGCTGCCGCTCCAGGCGATCGCCGAACTCATCGGCGTACCGCAGGAGGACCGGTCCAAGATCTTCGACTGGTCCAACAAGATGGCCGCGTACGACGATCCCGAGTACGCGATCACCGAGGAGGTAGGCGCCGAGGCGGCGATGGAGATCGTGGCGTACTCGATGAACCTGGCGGCGGCCCGCAAGGAGTGCCCGGCCCAGGACATCGTGAGCCAGCTGGTGGCGGCGGAGGGCGAAGGCAACCTGTCCTCCGACGAGTTCGGGTTCTTCGTGATCCTGCTCGCGGTGGCCGGCAACGAGACCACCCGTAACGCGATCAGCCACGGCATGCACGCCTTCCTCACCCACCCCGAGCAGTGGGAGCTCTACAAGAGGGAGCGCCCGAAGACGACGGCCGAGGAGATCGTGCGCTGGGCGACCCCCGTGGTCTCCTTCCAGCGGACCGCCACCCAGGATCTGGAGCTGGGCGGTCAGCGCATCCGTAAGGGCGAGCGGGTCGGGCTGTTCTACTCCTCGGCCAACAACGACCCCGAGGTCTTCGACGCCCCGGAGGCCTTCGACATCACCCGCGACCCCAACCCGCACCTCGGCTTCGGGGGCGGTGGCCCGCACTTCTGCCTCGGCAAGTCGCTGGCCGTGATGGAGATCGACCTGATCTTCAACGCGATCGCCGATGTGCTGCCCGATCTGCGGCTGCTGGAGGACCCGCGGCGGCTGCGCTCGGCCTGGCTGAACGGGATCAAGCAGCTTCAGGTGAGTGCGTCCGCCGTTTCGTGA
- a CDS encoding MBL fold metallo-hydrolase has product MTQVTQVARVADHGGGVHSIKVPIPDNPLGHTLVHLLDTDRGPVLIDTGWDDPASWDTLVAGLTALSISVTDIHGVVITHHHPDHHGLSGQVREASGAWIAMHEADTAIVRRTREAEPGTWLGYLTRKLAAVGAPGDHLAPLIAARTSGRLRTLPGLRAALPDREIVPGELLPLAGRRLRAVWTPGHTPGHVCLHLEERHPANLPGHGRLFSGDHLLPGISPHIGLYEDPDDTAVTDPLGDYLASLERIGRLGVAEVLPAHQHAFTDAGGRVQELLDHHEERLTGLLALLSTPLTPWQLAERMEWNRPWEQIPHGSRSIAVSEAESHLRRLVKLGRAEAVAGSDPVTYIAV; this is encoded by the coding sequence ATGACTCAGGTGACGCAGGTGGCCCGAGTGGCCGACCACGGCGGGGGCGTCCACAGCATCAAGGTCCCCATCCCGGACAACCCCCTCGGCCACACCCTGGTCCACCTCCTCGACACCGACCGGGGCCCCGTCCTCATCGACACCGGCTGGGACGACCCCGCCTCCTGGGACACGCTCGTCGCCGGGCTCACCGCCCTCTCCATCTCCGTCACCGACATCCACGGCGTCGTCATCACCCACCACCACCCCGACCACCACGGCCTCTCCGGCCAGGTCCGCGAGGCGTCCGGGGCCTGGATCGCGATGCACGAGGCGGACACCGCGATCGTCCGGCGTACCCGGGAGGCCGAACCCGGCACCTGGCTCGGCTACCTCACCCGCAAGCTCGCCGCCGTCGGCGCCCCCGGTGACCACCTCGCCCCGCTGATCGCCGCCCGCACCAGCGGCCGGCTGCGGACCCTGCCCGGGCTGCGCGCCGCCCTGCCGGACCGGGAGATCGTGCCCGGCGAACTCCTCCCCCTCGCCGGGCGGCGGCTGCGGGCCGTCTGGACCCCCGGCCACACCCCGGGCCACGTCTGCCTCCATCTGGAGGAGCGGCATCCGGCGAACCTGCCGGGGCACGGGCGGCTGTTCTCCGGGGACCATCTGCTGCCCGGGATCAGCCCGCACATCGGGCTGTACGAGGACCCGGACGACACCGCCGTCACCGATCCGCTCGGCGACTACCTCGCCTCCCTGGAGCGGATCGGGCGGCTCGGGGTGGCCGAGGTGCTCCCCGCCCACCAGCACGCGTTCACCGATGCGGGCGGGCGCGTACAGGAGCTGCTGGACCACCACGAGGAGCGGCTCACCGGGCTGCTTGCCCTGCTCTCCACGCCGCTCACCCCGTGGCAGCTGGCCGAGCGGATGGAGTGGAACCGGCCCTGGGAGCAGATCCCGCACGGTTCGCGGTCCATCGCCGTCTCGGAGGCCGAGTCGCATCTGCGGCGGCTGGTGAAACTCGGGCGCGCGGAGGCCGTGGCCGGCAGCGACCCGGTCACGTACATCGCGGTGTGA
- a CDS encoding SCO2322 family protein: MRTSSGGGVPRTEAVATVARTGAVGERRARSGALLRAPIAALLTTLLAASAVLLGAGAAEAAGYRYWSFWQGDGKSWAYATQGPSLVRPDDGTVQGFRFAVSEDSADAHRPRHAPDFGAVCASTPAKDGAKRVALVIDPGTAEDAPDGEEPPALRTACAQVAPDASSAEALASVAKPLRYDSSAMICAISGYPKTGCGEQVSGDGSKKDGGVKPTDASSPSSAPAADDGGSGGPSAGLLLGIGAVLLLGVAAVFQARRRR; encoded by the coding sequence ATGCGTACGTCGTCGGGAGGCGGCGTACCGCGTACGGAGGCGGTTGCGACCGTGGCCCGTACGGGAGCCGTCGGTGAGCGGCGTGCGCGGTCCGGAGCACTGCTCCGGGCCCCGATCGCCGCTCTCCTCACCACCCTGCTCGCCGCCTCGGCCGTCCTGCTCGGGGCGGGCGCCGCCGAGGCCGCCGGGTACCGCTACTGGTCCTTCTGGCAGGGCGACGGCAAGAGCTGGGCGTACGCCACCCAGGGGCCGTCCCTCGTGCGCCCCGACGACGGTACGGTCCAGGGCTTCCGGTTCGCCGTGAGCGAGGACTCCGCCGACGCCCACCGGCCGCGCCACGCCCCCGACTTCGGGGCGGTCTGCGCGTCCACCCCGGCGAAGGACGGCGCCAAGCGGGTGGCCCTGGTGATCGACCCGGGTACGGCGGAGGACGCCCCGGACGGGGAGGAGCCGCCCGCGCTGCGCACCGCCTGTGCCCAGGTCGCGCCGGACGCCAGCAGCGCGGAGGCGCTCGCCTCGGTGGCGAAGCCGCTGCGGTACGACAGCAGCGCGATGATCTGCGCGATCTCGGGCTACCCGAAGACGGGCTGCGGCGAGCAGGTGTCGGGGGACGGCAGCAAGAAGGACGGCGGCGTGAAGCCGACCGACGCCTCCTCCCCCTCCTCGGCCCCGGCAGCGGATGACGGCGGCAGCGGCGGGCCCTCGGCCGGTCTCCTCCTCGGTATCGGTGCCGTCCTGCTCCTCGGCGTCGCCGCCGTGTTCCAGGCCCGCCGGCGCCGATGA
- a CDS encoding ABC transporter ATP-binding protein, whose amino-acid sequence MIRFEQVSVRYDGTDRPTLSGVDLAVPEGELVLLVGPSGVGKSTLLGTVSGLVPHFTGGVLSGRVTVDGRDTRTHKPRELADLVGTVGQDPQAHFVTDTVEDELAYGMESLGLAPDVMRRRVEETLDLLGLAELRDRPIATLSGGQQQRVAIGSVLTPHPKVLVLDEPTSALDPAAAEEVLAVLQRLVHDLGTTVLMAEHRLERVVQYADQVVLLPAPGAAPMMGAPADIMAVSPVRPPVAELGLLAGWDPLPLSVRDARRGAGGLRARLASASPPAPSEMPTPSELSTPSKPSAPSELAADVSVAGPPVPSGQRLGRLARLLGRTKAVEAPGPADPVTRVESLSVRRGRIEALRRVTLTVAPGETVALMGRNGAGKSTLLSALVGMVEPTSGSVRVGGLAPARTDPRAMIRRVGLVPQEPRDLLYADTVAAECAAADRDAGADEGTCRALVTELLPGVEDGTHPRDLSEGQRLALALALVLTARPPLLLLDEPTRGLDYAAKGRLVGVLRSLAAEGHAIVLATHDVELAAELAHRVVILADGEVVADGPTGRVVVSSPAFAPQTAKILAPQEWLTVSQVRGALEAGA is encoded by the coding sequence GTGATCAGGTTCGAGCAGGTCTCCGTGCGGTACGACGGGACGGACCGGCCCACGCTCTCCGGCGTCGATCTCGCGGTGCCGGAAGGGGAGTTGGTGCTGCTGGTCGGGCCGTCGGGGGTCGGCAAGTCGACACTGCTGGGGACGGTCTCGGGGCTCGTGCCGCACTTCACGGGCGGGGTGCTGAGCGGCCGGGTCACGGTGGACGGGCGGGACACCCGCACCCACAAGCCGCGTGAACTGGCCGATCTGGTGGGCACGGTGGGGCAGGACCCGCAGGCCCACTTCGTCACGGACACGGTCGAGGACGAACTCGCCTACGGCATGGAGTCGTTGGGCCTGGCGCCTGATGTGATGCGCCGACGCGTGGAGGAGACGCTGGATCTGCTGGGGCTGGCCGAGCTGCGGGACCGGCCGATCGCGACGCTCTCGGGCGGCCAGCAGCAGCGGGTGGCGATCGGTTCGGTGCTGACCCCGCACCCCAAGGTGCTGGTCCTCGACGAGCCGACGTCCGCGTTGGACCCGGCGGCGGCCGAGGAGGTCCTCGCCGTGCTGCAACGGCTGGTCCACGATCTCGGGACGACCGTGCTGATGGCCGAGCACCGGCTGGAGCGGGTGGTGCAGTACGCGGACCAGGTCGTCCTGCTGCCCGCGCCGGGCGCCGCCCCGATGATGGGTGCGCCCGCCGACATCATGGCCGTCTCGCCGGTCCGGCCACCGGTCGCCGAGCTGGGGCTGCTGGCGGGCTGGGACCCGCTGCCGCTCTCGGTACGGGACGCCCGGCGCGGGGCGGGCGGCCTGCGGGCCCGGCTGGCATCGGCCTCGCCGCCCGCGCCGTCGGAGATGCCCACCCCGTCGGAACTGTCCACCCCGTCGAAGCCGTCCGCGCCGTCGGAGCTTGCTGCCGACGTGTCCGTCGCGGGCCCGCCCGTACCGAGTGGTCAGCGCCTTGGGCGTCTCGCCCGGCTGCTGGGCCGTACGAAAGCCGTGGAAGCACCCGGTCCCGCCGACCCCGTCACCCGCGTCGAATCCCTCAGCGTGCGGCGCGGGCGGATCGAGGCGTTGCGGCGGGTCACGCTCACCGTCGCCCCGGGCGAGACCGTGGCGCTGATGGGCCGTAACGGGGCCGGGAAGTCCACCCTGCTCAGCGCGCTCGTCGGCATGGTGGAGCCCACCTCGGGTTCCGTACGCGTCGGAGGCCTGGCCCCCGCCCGTACCGATCCGCGCGCCATGATCCGCCGTGTCGGCCTCGTCCCGCAGGAGCCGCGCGACCTGCTGTACGCGGACACGGTGGCCGCCGAGTGCGCCGCCGCCGACCGGGACGCGGGCGCGGATGAGGGCACCTGCCGGGCGCTGGTCACCGAGCTGCTCCCGGGCGTCGAGGACGGCACGCATCCGCGCGACCTCTCCGAGGGGCAGCGGCTCGCCCTGGCGCTCGCGCTGGTGCTCACCGCCCGCCCGCCGCTGCTGCTCCTGGACGAGCCGACCCGGGGGCTGGACTACGCGGCGAAGGGGCGGCTCGTCGGCGTCCTGCGGTCGCTGGCGGCCGAGGGGCATGCCATCGTCCTGGCCACGCACGATGTGGAGCTGGCGGCGGAGCTGGCCCACCGGGTGGTGATCCTCGCCGACGGGGAGGTCGTCGCGGACGGCCCGACCGGGCGCGTGGTGGTCTCCTCCCCCGCCTTCGCCCCGCAGACCGCGAAGATCCTGGCGCCGCAGGAGTGGCTGACCGTCTCCCAGGTGCGCGGCGCCCTGGAGGCGGGCGCGTGA